A DNA window from Xiphias gladius isolate SHS-SW01 ecotype Sanya breed wild chromosome 3, ASM1685928v1, whole genome shotgun sequence contains the following coding sequences:
- the med15 gene encoding mediator of RNA polymerase II transcription subunit 15, translating to MEMPGPDSDWRSPQFRQKVVAQIEEAMRKAGTAHTKSSNDMENHVYVKAKSREEYLSLVARLIIHFRDIHKKTLGGPDPMNTLTNLTGVGGGPGAIGMGPRPTGAPVGGMGAMGPMQIGQHAMAGVAGNPQAIGGPGQMPMQQQSLQFQQFQQVQQQQQQQQQQQQNAMQQQQNAAIQQQFQVQQQLRVQQQLQQQHHQNQQLQQQHQNQQQQQAQNQQQQQNQMHQTRIQQQQQQQQMVQLQLQQQHAQAQAQAQAQAQAQAQAQAQAQAQAQAQAQAQAQAQAQAQAQAQAQAQAQAQAQSIQHLVQQQQQQQQQQQQQQQQVQAQAQGQPQPGQMPPHSQQQQQQQQPGMVPQSLAGQMTSAQHVPINSLSQQQQQQQQQQQQHQLKIQAFQQARAALQQQQQQVQHAQQAAQQAQQAAAQAQLNAAAAAGPGQLVRPGMPIPNRLPRAALNASIPPPNAAAAAAAAAAAAAAAAVGQPMTQQVQQHSMMSSPSPVQVQTPQSMPPPPQPSPQPPSSQPNSASSGPTPSPGGFQPSPSPQPSQSPATARTPQNYGVPSPGPLNTPGNPSSVMSPAGATSLEDQQYMEKLKQLSKYIEPLRRMINKIDKNEDRKKDLSKMKSLLNILTDPNTRCPLRTLQKCEIALEKLKNDMAVPTPPPPPVATKQQYLCQPLLDAVMANIRSPVFNHSLYRTFAPAMNAIHGPPITGPNISGRKRKLEDDERQTIPNILQGEVARLDVKFLVNLDPSYCSNNGTVHLVCKLDDKNLPSVPPLQLSVPADYPEQSPYWADDGEQYGANSFLQTVHRNMTSKLLQLPDKHSVTELLNTWAQSVRQACLSAA from the exons ATGGAAATGCCGGGACCGGACAGCGACTGGAGGAGCCCCCAGTTCCGACAGAAAGTCGTCGCACAGAT TGAAGAGGCGATGAGGAAGGCAGGAACCGCACACACCAAGTCCAGCAACGACATGGAGAACCACGTTTATGTCAAAGCCAAATCCAGA gaggaGTATTTATCTTTGGTGGCGAGGTTGATCATACACTTCAGAGACATCC ACAAGAAGACACTTGGAGGTCCAG ATCCCATGAATACCCTGACTAACCTGACAGGGGTTGGAGGGGGCCCGGGCGCCATTGGCATGGGGCCTCGCCCCACCGGTGCTCCAGTGGGGGGCATGGGGGCCATGGGGCCGATGCAGATAGGCCAGCATGCCATGGCAGGGGTGGCTGGAAACCCACAAGCCA TAGGGGGTCCAGGCCAGATGCCGATGCAGCAGCAGTCCCTGCAGTTCCAGCAGTTCCAGCaggtccagcagcagcagcagcagcagcagcagcagcagcagaacgccatgcagcagcagcagaacgCCGCCATCCAGCAGCAGTTTcaggtgcagcagcagctgagggtgcagcagcagctgcagcagcagcaccaccagaaccagcagctccagcagcagcaccagaaccagcagcagcagcaagcccagaaccagcagcagcagcagaaccag ATGCACCAGACGAGGattcagcagcaacagcagcagcagcagatggtgCAGCTGCaactccagcagcagcatgcccaggctcaggctcaggcccAGGCtcaggcccaggcccaggctCAGGcccaggctcaggctcaggcccaggcccaggcccaggctcaggctcaggcccAGGCTCAGGCTCaagcccaggcccaggcccaggctCAGGCCCAAGCCCAGGCTCAGGCCCAGTCCATTCAGCACCtggttcagcagcagcagcagcagcagcagcagcagcagcagcagcagcagcaggttcagGCCCAGGCCCAGGGTCAGCCTCAGCCAGGACAGATGCCTCCACactctcagcagcagcagcagcagcagcagcccggCATGGTGCCTCAGTCTCTGGCCGGACAGATGACGTCCGCTCAGCACGTTCCCATCAACTCGctgagtcagcagcagcagcagcagcagcagcagcagcagcagcaccagctcaAGATCCAGGCCTTCCAG CAGGCCCGTGcagccctgcagcagcagcagcagcaggtccagCATGCGCAGCAGGCAGCACAGCAAGCCCAGCAGGCCGCAGCACAGGCGCAGCTCAACGCAGCCGCTGCCGCCGGACCCGGACAG TTGGTTCGTCCGGGGATGCCGATTCCTAACCGGTTGCCTCGAGCCGCCCTCAATGCTTCCATCCCTCCTCCGAacgctgccgccgccgccgctgccgccgccgctgccgccgccgccgccgcggtGGGACAGCCGATGACACAGCAG GTACAGCAGCATTCCATGATGTCATCGCCCTCACCTGTGCAGGTCCAGACGCCGCAGTCGATGCCGCCTCCTCCCCAGCCGTCACCCCAGCCCCCCTCCTCACAGCCCAACTCCGCCAG CTCTGGTCCCACTCCGTCTCCGGGGGGTTTCCAGCCCAGCCCGTCCCCTCAGCCCTCACAGAGCCCCGCCACTGCCCGAACCCCCCAGAACTATGGAGTCCCCTCCCCTGGACCGCTCAACACCCCAG GTAACCCCAGCTCAGTGATGAGTCCAGCCGGAGCCACGTCTCTGGAGGACCAGCAGTACATGGAGAAACTCAAACAGCTCTCCAAATACATCGAGCCTCTGCGCAGGATGATCAACAAGATTGACAAAAACGAAG acagaaagaaggacCTGAGCAAGATGAAGAGTCTGCTGAACATCCTGACTGATCCAAACACCAG ATGTCCCCTGAGGACTCTACAGAAATGTGAAATCGCTCTAGAGAAACTGAAGAACGACATGGCCGTG CCGAcaccccctccccctcctgtGGCCACCAAGCAGCAGTATCTGTGTCAGCCGCTGCTGGACGCCGTCATGGCCAACATCCGCTCTCCGGTCTTCAACCACTCGCTGTACCGAACCTTTGCTCCCGCCATGAACGCCATCCACGGACCCCCCATCAC GGGTCCCAACATCTCTGGTCGGAAGAGGAAGCTCGAGGACGACGAACGGCAGACCATCCCCAACATCCTGCAGGGAGAGGTGGCTCGCCTCGATGTCAAGTTCCTGGTCAACCTGGATCCTTCGTACTGCAGCAACAATGGCACCGTGCACCTCGTCTGCAAACTGG ATGATAAAAACCTCCCCAGCGttcctccactgcagctcagcgTTCCCGCCGATTATCCCGAGCAGAGTCCTTACTGGGCCGATGATGGAGAGCAGTACG GTGCCAACAGCTTCCTGCAGACGGTCCACAGGAACATGACGTccaaactgctgcagctgccggACAAACACTCAGTGACGGAGCTGCTCAACACCTGGGCTCAGAGCGTCCGCcaggcctgtctgtctgcagcctgA
- the thoc6 gene encoding THO complex subunit 6 homolog, translating to MGPIELLHMSVFSQSFSPCGRFLAAGNNYGEIALFSLSAALSPDATGLSQKPVLTFTAHEGPVFSLLSTDCHLLSAGNGEISAWSWTELIKKNVKALWTKRPNYKSSLEIPEINSMALSPRDNSLVVGGGDNNIHILDLEHGVFKSVLQGHSDYVHCVSVREREAEILSGGEDGAVRIWDCRTGQSVHCIEVYKYESCARPQCGKWISCLTTDSDWMLCGGGPSLSLWHLRSLSPTSTFPLTGCQRQAAFYQDMILAVGEGPCVSHCLLGGEVKAQIPCSPQSLNTLQLNTNSTEHRVLTVGGSSDRIDVFTNLSYKAFSLSF from the exons ATGGGCCCAATAGAG CTCCTCCACATGTCGGTTTTCTCCCAGAGTTTTTCTCCCTGCGGCCGGTTCCTGGCGGCCGGAAACAACTACGGAGAGATCGCGCTCTTCAG CCTGTCCGCAGCTCTGAGCCCAGATGCCACCGGACTGAGTCAGAAACCGGTTCTAACGTTCACTG CTCACGAAGGCCCGGTGTTCTCTCTGCTGTCCACGGACTGTCACCTCCTGAGTGCAGGAAACGGAGAGATCAGCGCCTGGAGCTGGACTGAACTCATCAAGAAG AATGTCAAAGCTCTGTGGACGAAAAGACCCAACTACAA GTCCAGTCTGGAGATCCCAGAGATCAACTCCATGGCCCTCAGCCCCAGA gaCAACAGTCTGGTAGTCGGCGGGGGAGACAACAACATCCACATCCTGGACCTGGAACACGGAGTCTTCAAG tCGGTCCTGCAGGGTCACTCGGACTACGTCCACTGCGTGAGcgtgagggagagggaggcgGAGATCCTGTCGGGGGGGGAGGACGGCGCTGTGAGGATCTGGG ACTGCAGGACGGGCCAGTCTGTCCACTGCATCGAGGTCTACAAGTACGAG AGCTGTGCGCGGCCTCAGTGCGGGAAGTGGATCAGCTGTTTGACCACCGACTCCGACTGGATG CTGTGTGGTGGAGgtccgtctctgtctctgtggcaCCTCCGCTCTCTGTCTCCCACCTCCACCTTCCCGCTGACAGGCTGCCAGAGACAGGCCGCCTTCTACCAGGACATG ATCCTGGCGGTGGGTGAAGGTCCCTGTGTCTCTCACTGTCTGCTGGGGGGAGAGGTCAAAGCTCAGATCCCCTGTTCTCCACAGAGCCTCAacacactgcagctcaacaCCAACAGCACCGAGCACCGG GTGCTGACGGTTGGAGGCAGCAGCGACCGCATCGATGTCTTCACCAACCTGTCCTACAAAGCATTTTCCCTCAGCTTCTGA